Proteins found in one Halobaculum sp. MBLA0147 genomic segment:
- a CDS encoding PAS domain-containing protein yields MRNSTVPVTVLYVDDDETAVTRVRERLSDETTTVRTADGVASALTVVRGDGVEGDTTGTREGDTTRTREGDSEGVTTGHEECDGTRRDGGQRVRPPDGPGEPDGRASHVAAGQIDCVVTAQTLADDSGVTLVERLTTEAPSVPTVLVADDPSPAVERAATEAGASAFVPIRDPDASLDRLARRVRSVAATARERARAERTVERFRQTLDRTTDGVYSVDDDWRIVYVNERMAERIGVDPDESIGVVLWEAFPELVGTELERRYREAMATGEPVAFQTRLQAPVEYEAEIRAFPDEDGLTVFSRDVTDRETRRRELERDEAILRTVDDAVFVLDDAFRVQYANPAAASLVGADEPEAVVGDPVADVVEGRLDPAAAAAFGDAVAGVFDDGGTDPGRGTGDEMRLSFETPDGTRDFDVRLTPFSPDEGEQLVVVARDVTEAAETERRLERTNERLASTVAAAPSPIVEVAPDGTVRSWNRAAESVFGWERDAVVGGPNPLTEAAGGDTVATYFERAFEGERVRAVETRATRRDGGRVDVLLSAAPITTDDGTVESVIAVVTDITERKEFEARLRDLQFVGRELNDSESVAAVGEAAVAAAEEVLDLELTVLRRYDERTDRLLPVAATDRTRELFGELPAFEPGESLAHEAFESGEVRVWTELDETSGTYAEDTALRSEVQVPLGEYGLLSTGTVDRREFSQTEVDLFRLLGASVEAALRRVEREAELRRQNERLDEFASVVAHDLRNPLSVADGYLEVARDTGETEHLEPVADAHDRIGRLIDDLLALARGGAAVEDPEPVSVAALAREAWGYVDTTDATLVVDDGLGEVTGDRSRLARVFENLFRNAVDHSPGAVTVTVAPLSDGRSGFAVADDGPGIDPADRDRVLEHGFSTSEAGTGFGLSIVADTVEAHGWTVSVGESADGGARFEIETESS; encoded by the coding sequence GTGAGGAACTCGACCGTTCCCGTCACCGTGTTGTACGTCGACGACGACGAGACGGCGGTGACCCGTGTCCGCGAGCGCCTCTCCGACGAGACGACGACGGTCCGGACCGCCGACGGCGTGGCGAGTGCGCTGACAGTCGTCCGGGGCGACGGCGTCGAGGGTGACACGACGGGGACCCGAGAGGGTGACACGACGAGGACCCGAGAGGGTGACTCCGAGGGAGTCACTACGGGCCACGAGGAGTGTGACGGCACGCGCCGCGACGGCGGACAACGTGTCCGACCACCGGACGGACCGGGCGAGCCGGACGGTAGAGCCAGCCACGTGGCCGCAGGGCAGATCGACTGCGTAGTGACGGCACAGACACTCGCCGACGACAGTGGGGTCACGCTGGTGGAGCGACTGACGACCGAGGCACCGTCGGTGCCGACGGTGTTGGTCGCCGACGACCCGAGCCCGGCCGTCGAGCGCGCCGCGACGGAGGCGGGGGCGTCGGCGTTCGTCCCGATCCGCGACCCGGACGCGTCGCTGGACCGCTTGGCCCGGCGTGTTCGGTCGGTGGCCGCGACCGCTCGCGAGCGTGCACGTGCCGAACGCACCGTAGAGCGGTTCCGCCAGACGCTGGACCGGACGACGGACGGCGTGTACTCCGTCGACGACGACTGGCGGATCGTGTACGTCAACGAGCGGATGGCAGAGCGGATCGGTGTCGACCCGGACGAGTCGATCGGGGTAGTGCTCTGGGAGGCGTTCCCGGAGCTCGTCGGGACCGAACTGGAGCGTCGCTACCGCGAGGCGATGGCGACCGGCGAGCCGGTCGCGTTCCAGACCCGGCTCCAGGCGCCGGTCGAGTACGAGGCGGAGATCCGCGCGTTCCCGGACGAGGACGGTCTGACCGTGTTCTCGCGGGACGTGACCGATCGAGAGACGCGACGACGAGAGTTGGAGCGCGACGAGGCGATCCTGCGGACCGTCGACGACGCCGTGTTCGTGTTGGACGACGCCTTCCGGGTCCAGTACGCGAACCCCGCGGCCGCGTCGTTGGTCGGCGCCGACGAGCCCGAGGCGGTCGTCGGAGACCCCGTCGCAGACGTGGTCGAGGGCCGACTCGACCCGGCGGCCGCGGCGGCGTTCGGGGACGCGGTCGCCGGCGTGTTCGACGACGGGGGGACGGATCCCGGTCGTGGCACGGGCGACGAGATGCGACTCTCCTTCGAGACGCCCGACGGCACACGCGACTTCGACGTGCGGCTCACGCCGTTCTCGCCCGACGAGGGGGAACAGCTCGTCGTGGTCGCGCGCGACGTGACGGAGGCGGCCGAGACGGAGCGTCGTCTCGAACGCACCAACGAGCGACTAGCCTCGACCGTCGCGGCCGCGCCCTCGCCCATCGTCGAGGTCGCCCCGGACGGCACCGTCCGCTCGTGGAACCGCGCCGCCGAGTCGGTGTTCGGGTGGGAGCGCGACGCCGTCGTCGGCGGCCCGAACCCGCTGACGGAGGCTGCGGGCGGTGACACCGTGGCGACGTACTTCGAACGAGCGTTCGAGGGCGAGCGCGTCCGTGCCGTCGAGACGCGCGCGACACGCCGCGACGGCGGTCGAGTGGACGTGTTGCTGTCGGCGGCACCGATCACGACCGACGACGGCACCGTCGAGAGTGTCATCGCCGTCGTGACCGACATCACCGAGCGCAAGGAGTTCGAGGCGCGCCTCCGAGACCTCCAGTTCGTCGGTCGGGAACTCAACGACTCCGAGTCCGTGGCTGCCGTCGGCGAGGCCGCCGTCGCGGCCGCCGAGGAAGTGCTCGACCTCGAGTTGACCGTCCTGCGACGGTACGACGAGCGAACCGACCGCCTCCTCCCGGTGGCGGCGACCGACCGGACGCGGGAACTGTTCGGCGAGTTGCCGGCGTTCGAACCCGGCGAGAGTCTGGCCCACGAGGCGTTCGAGTCGGGCGAGGTCCGCGTGTGGACCGAACTCGACGAGACCTCTGGGACGTACGCCGAGGACACGGCACTGCGCAGCGAGGTGCAGGTACCACTCGGCGAGTACGGGCTGTTGTCGACCGGGACCGTCGACCGCCGGGAGTTCTCGCAGACGGAGGTCGACCTGTTCCGCCTGCTCGGGGCGAGCGTGGAGGCGGCGCTGCGGCGCGTCGAGCGGGAGGCGGAGCTCCGGCGTCAGAACGAACGCCTCGACGAGTTCGCCAGTGTCGTCGCACACGACCTCCGGAACCCCCTGTCGGTCGCCGACGGCTACCTCGAGGTGGCTCGCGACACCGGGGAGACGGAGCACCTCGAGCCCGTCGCGGACGCTCACGACCGGATCGGGCGACTGATCGACGACTTACTCGCACTCGCACGCGGTGGTGCGGCGGTCGAGGATCCGGAACCGGTGTCCGTGGCGGCGCTGGCCCGCGAGGCGTGGGGGTACGTCGACACGACCGACGCCACGCTCGTCGTCGACGACGGCCTCGGTGAGGTGACCGGCGACCGGAGTCGGCTCGCACGCGTCTTCGAGAACCTGTTCCGCAACGCCGTGGACCACTCGCCGGGCGCGGTGACGGTGACGGTCGCGCCGCTGTCGGACGGCCGGTCGGGGTTCGCGGTCGCAGACGACGGCCCCGGGATCGACCCAGCGGACCGCGATCGAGTGCTCGAACACGGGTTCTCGACGAGCGAGGCGGGGACCGGGTTCGGGCTCTCGATCGTCGCCGACACCGTCGAGGCACACGGCTGGACGGTGTCGGTCGGAGAGTCCGCGGACGGCGGCGCGCGGTTCGAGATCGAGACGGAGTCGTCGTGA
- a CDS encoding L-threonylcarbamoyladenylate synthase, translating to MTDTLDHAAGVLREGGLVVYPTETVYGLGADATDATAVERVFDAKGRDREKPLSAGFPDVETALDATAPSDRATAFAREFLPGPVTVVVTRGPQFPDVLTAGSDRVGIRVPADETARELAARAECPVTATSANRSGTGSVRRVATLSASIRDRVDAVVDTGETPGGESTVVDPERGVIHRAGPRADAIRDWLDE from the coding sequence GTGACAGACACACTCGACCACGCCGCGGGCGTCCTCCGAGAGGGTGGTCTCGTCGTCTACCCCACGGAGACGGTGTACGGGCTCGGTGCCGACGCGACCGACGCGACGGCGGTCGAGCGGGTGTTCGACGCGAAGGGGCGCGACCGCGAGAAGCCGCTCTCGGCGGGGTTCCCCGACGTCGAGACCGCACTCGACGCGACGGCACCGAGCGACCGAGCGACCGCCTTCGCTCGCGAGTTCCTCCCCGGACCGGTGACCGTCGTCGTCACCCGCGGCCCGCAGTTCCCGGACGTGTTGACCGCCGGCAGCGACCGCGTCGGCATCAGAGTGCCGGCCGACGAGACCGCCCGCGAGTTGGCCGCCCGTGCCGAGTGCCCGGTGACGGCGACGAGCGCGAACCGCTCGGGGACCGGGAGTGTCCGCCGCGTCGCGACCCTCTCGGCGTCGATCCGCGACCGGGTCGACGCAGTCGTCGACACCGGCGAGACGCCCGGCGGCGAGAGCACCGTCGTCGACCCCGAACGGGGCGTGATCCACCGCGCCGGCCCACGAGCCGACGCGATCCGCGACTGGCTCGACGAGTGA
- a CDS encoding heme peroxidase family protein — translation MSSDTVVSGRVVQPPAGPAADVPVRLVAGSEAADDTRTDGEPLAEAETDASGTFDLVVDESPAAVADSEPTLEVVGPGSEPLARESVTELVADGGGELDTVVLPASADLDGDAADATADGGQVSSSVATMLVGGYAGDSQMPHHGTVEQRGMTETPRRPGTRGFGRFRRLFDALPPATHDPEFLELLGREGGPMDGGERERPEDSDFPPAGYVFFGQFVDHDVTLDPTSSLDRQNDPDALRNFRTPGTDLDNVYGAGPEVSRHLYQRGAPRGEATEQADPAKFLLRRNDAGELADVPRNSQETALIGDPRNDENLIVSQVQCSMLSAHNEIVDRLEAEGIEEGRFEEAQQLLRWTYQWLLLNDFLPRVCDPEIVESVREEGREFYQVPDDDRPFVPLEFAGAAYRYGHSRIEERYTVNDEFEADLFTAEGGPTLRGFRVVPSDRTVDWARFFDLDGGSVQRVAPIDTVLPNSLMDLPFVGEGPSSLAARNLVRGRRLGLPSGQAVARAMGVDPLSSEAVGFTEAAEAVPVAPGDRETPLWFYVLGEAAEEHDGARLGPVGSRLVAETLVGLVDENPKSYRRLQPNWTPADPDVLPFDRHLTVGELLAFGR, via the coding sequence ATGTCTAGTGACACCGTAGTCTCGGGGCGTGTCGTCCAGCCGCCGGCGGGGCCGGCGGCGGACGTGCCGGTCAGACTCGTCGCGGGGAGCGAGGCGGCCGACGACACACGGACGGACGGGGAGCCACTCGCGGAGGCGGAGACGGACGCGTCGGGGACGTTCGACCTCGTCGTCGACGAGTCGCCCGCGGCAGTCGCCGACTCGGAGCCGACGCTCGAAGTCGTCGGACCCGGGTCGGAGCCGCTGGCACGCGAGTCCGTGACCGAACTGGTCGCCGACGGTGGCGGCGAACTCGACACCGTCGTGCTCCCGGCGAGTGCAGACCTCGACGGCGACGCCGCCGACGCGACGGCCGACGGCGGCCAGGTCTCCTCGTCGGTCGCGACGATGCTCGTCGGCGGCTACGCGGGCGACTCGCAGATGCCCCACCACGGCACCGTCGAACAGCGCGGGATGACGGAGACGCCGCGTCGCCCCGGCACACGTGGGTTCGGGCGGTTCCGGCGGCTGTTCGACGCGCTGCCCCCGGCCACCCACGACCCGGAGTTCCTCGAACTGCTCGGGCGCGAGGGTGGCCCGATGGACGGCGGCGAGCGCGAGCGGCCGGAGGACAGCGACTTCCCGCCGGCGGGGTACGTGTTCTTCGGGCAGTTCGTCGACCACGACGTGACCTTGGACCCCACGTCGAGTCTCGACAGACAGAACGACCCGGACGCCTTGCGGAACTTCCGGACGCCGGGGACGGACCTGGACAACGTGTACGGCGCCGGCCCCGAGGTGAGTCGCCACCTCTACCAGCGTGGTGCGCCCCGCGGCGAGGCGACCGAACAGGCCGACCCGGCGAAGTTCCTCCTCCGGCGCAACGACGCCGGGGAGTTGGCCGACGTGCCGCGAAACAGCCAGGAGACGGCACTGATCGGCGACCCACGCAACGACGAGAACCTGATCGTCTCGCAGGTCCAGTGTTCGATGCTGTCGGCACACAACGAGATCGTCGACAGACTCGAAGCCGAGGGGATCGAGGAGGGGCGCTTCGAGGAGGCCCAACAGCTGCTCCGGTGGACGTACCAGTGGCTACTGTTGAACGACTTCCTCCCGCGGGTGTGTGACCCCGAGATCGTCGAGTCGGTCCGCGAGGAGGGCCGCGAGTTCTACCAGGTGCCCGACGACGACCGGCCGTTCGTGCCCCTGGAGTTCGCGGGGGCCGCGTACCGGTACGGCCACAGTCGGATCGAGGAGCGGTACACGGTCAACGACGAGTTCGAGGCGGACCTGTTCACCGCCGAAGGGGGGCCGACGCTGCGCGGCTTCCGCGTGGTGCCGTCGGACCGCACCGTCGACTGGGCGCGGTTCTTCGACCTGGACGGCGGCTCCGTCCAGCGTGTCGCCCCCATCGACACCGTCCTCCCGAACAGTCTGATGGACCTCCCGTTCGTCGGCGAGGGGCCGTCGTCGCTGGCGGCTCGCAACCTCGTCCGCGGGCGACGGCTCGGGCTCCCGTCCGGCCAGGCGGTGGCGCGCGCGATGGGTGTCGACCCGCTCTCCAGCGAGGCGGTCGGCTTCACCGAGGCCGCCGAGGCGGTCCCGGTCGCGCCCGGCGACCGGGAGACGCCGCTGTGGTTCTACGTCCTCGGCGAGGCGGCGGAGGAACACGACGGCGCGCGCCTCGGTCCGGTCGGGAGTCGGCTCGTCGCGGAGACGCTCGTCGGCCTCGTCGACGAGAACCCCAAGTCCTACCGGCGACTCCAGCCGAACTGGACGCCCGCGGACCCGGACGTGCTCCCGTTCGACAGGCACCTCACCGTCGGGGAACTGCTCGCCTTCGGGCGGTGA
- a CDS encoding aminotransferase class V-fold PLP-dependent enzyme yields MGTQEQYAVDVESIRADFPVLDRQVGGDPTTPGPDEDDDTPLVYLDNAATSHTPEPVVEAIADFYRTYNANVHRGIHHLSQEASVAYEEAHDRVAEFVGADGREEIVFTKNTTESENLVAYAWGLAELGPGDNVVMTQMEHHASLVTWQQICEKTGAEARYVRVTDGGYLDTDHAAELIDDDTQMVSALHVSNTLGTVNPVEELTALAHEHDAYAFVDGAQAVPHMPVDVAEIGCDFYAFSGHKMCGPTGIGVLYGKEAVLEEMEPYLYGGEMIRSVTFEDSEWEELPWKFEAGTPVIAQGIGLHAAIDYLEEIGMDRVHDHESALASYAYDRLTEHDDVTVYGPPGDDRAGLVAFNLDGVHAHDLSSIVNDHGVAIRAGDHCTQPLHDELGAAASARASFYVYNTREEVDALVEAVDEARQLFA; encoded by the coding sequence ATGGGAACACAGGAGCAGTACGCGGTCGACGTGGAGTCGATCCGTGCGGACTTCCCGGTGCTCGACCGGCAGGTCGGCGGCGACCCGACCACGCCGGGGCCGGACGAGGACGACGACACGCCGCTGGTGTACCTCGACAACGCCGCGACGAGTCACACTCCGGAGCCGGTCGTGGAGGCCATCGCGGACTTCTACCGGACGTACAACGCCAACGTCCACCGCGGGATCCACCACCTGAGTCAGGAGGCGTCGGTCGCCTACGAGGAGGCACACGACCGCGTCGCCGAGTTCGTCGGCGCGGACGGCCGCGAGGAGATCGTGTTCACCAAGAACACGACGGAGTCGGAGAACCTCGTCGCGTACGCGTGGGGGCTGGCGGAACTTGGCCCCGGCGACAACGTCGTGATGACTCAGATGGAACACCACGCCTCGCTGGTCACCTGGCAGCAGATCTGCGAGAAGACCGGCGCGGAGGCGCGGTACGTCCGCGTGACGGACGGGGGGTACCTCGACACGGACCACGCCGCCGAGTTGATCGACGACGACACCCAGATGGTGAGTGCGCTCCACGTCTCGAACACGTTGGGGACGGTCAACCCCGTCGAGGAACTCACGGCGTTGGCCCACGAGCACGACGCCTACGCCTTCGTCGACGGTGCGCAGGCGGTCCCACACATGCCGGTCGACGTGGCGGAGATCGGCTGTGACTTCTACGCCTTCTCCGGGCACAAGATGTGTGGGCCGACCGGGATCGGCGTGTTGTACGGGAAGGAGGCCGTGTTGGAGGAGATGGAGCCGTACCTCTACGGTGGGGAGATGATCCGGTCGGTCACCTTCGAGGACTCCGAGTGGGAGGAGTTGCCCTGGAAGTTCGAGGCCGGCACCCCGGTGATCGCACAGGGGATCGGACTCCACGCCGCGATCGACTACCTCGAGGAGATCGGGATGGACCGCGTCCACGACCACGAGTCGGCCCTGGCCTCCTACGCCTACGACCGGCTGACGGAACACGACGACGTGACCGTCTACGGGCCACCAGGCGACGACCGTGCGGGGTTGGTCGCGTTCAACCTCGACGGCGTCCACGCCCACGACCTCTCGAGTATCGTCAACGACCACGGCGTCGCGATCCGGGCGGGCGACCACTGTACCCAGCCGCTCCACGACGAACTCGGCGCGGCGGCGTCCGCGCGAGCCTCGTTCTACGTCTACAACACCCGCGAGGAGGTCGACGCACTCGTCGAGGCGGTCGACGAGGCACGGCAACTGTTCGCCTGA
- a CDS encoding carotenoid oxygenase family protein: MSPAHALGFETQREEVADASLSVEGSLPDWLVGRLIRNGPGQFEAGDTPLRHWFDPYALLRGFRIDGRTDTVTYTNRFVRSEDYEYAREHGDVRRMLPGTPPDRSLFTRLRHTLTGAFQDNPSIGVQHLGGTVTAITESPVGVAVDDETLATTGRRDLTTGLDADFTLGHPHYDPERDVFVNFAVSYGSGATYTLFERDRRTASPEIVGEVSFDDAPYAHSFALTDEFAILASIPYGLDTTKLLTGAFGDGTFLDAITAFEGSGPGRGSAPTRDAAFLLFDRETGEVAHRVAADPFFVYHHANAFREDDTIVVDLIAYEDERAMTGLTLENLAGSDPDVPTGDFVRYRLPLDDGRAARETLYEGQVEFPTLAYPDRLGEPYRYCYLAANADGSSLPTRLVKYDHRTEETTTWTPDRTGAAFPGEPLFESAPGADAEDAGVIVTTVLDADAERTDLVVLDARTMERVARAEGVHRLPYGFHGQFYRDGDPVRSMA, translated from the coding sequence GTGTCACCGGCGCACGCACTCGGGTTCGAGACGCAACGAGAGGAGGTGGCCGACGCGTCGCTGTCGGTCGAGGGGTCGCTCCCGGACTGGCTCGTCGGGCGACTGATCCGCAACGGCCCCGGGCAGTTCGAGGCGGGCGACACCCCGTTGCGCCACTGGTTCGACCCGTACGCACTGTTGCGCGGCTTCCGGATCGACGGGCGGACGGACACGGTGACGTACACGAACCGGTTCGTCCGCAGCGAGGACTACGAGTACGCCCGCGAACACGGGGACGTCCGCCGGATGCTCCCCGGCACGCCGCCGGATCGATCGCTGTTCACGCGACTCCGCCACACGCTCACGGGGGCGTTCCAGGACAACCCCTCCATCGGCGTCCAACACCTCGGCGGGACGGTGACGGCGATCACGGAGTCGCCGGTCGGCGTCGCGGTCGACGACGAGACGCTGGCGACGACCGGCCGGCGCGACCTCACGACCGGGCTGGACGCGGACTTCACGCTCGGGCACCCACACTACGACCCCGAGCGGGACGTGTTCGTCAACTTCGCCGTCTCCTACGGGAGCGGCGCGACGTACACCCTGTTCGAGCGCGACCGCCGGACGGCGAGCCCGGAGATCGTCGGCGAGGTGTCGTTCGACGACGCGCCGTACGCCCACTCGTTCGCGTTGACCGACGAGTTCGCGATCCTCGCGTCGATCCCGTACGGGCTCGACACGACGAAGCTGCTCACGGGCGCGTTCGGCGACGGGACGTTCCTGGACGCGATCACCGCCTTCGAGGGGAGTGGTCCCGGTCGCGGGTCGGCGCCGACGCGGGACGCCGCGTTCCTCCTGTTCGACCGCGAGACGGGGGAGGTGGCCCACCGGGTGGCGGCGGACCCGTTCTTCGTCTACCACCACGCCAACGCCTTCCGCGAGGACGACACGATCGTCGTCGACCTGATCGCCTACGAGGACGAGCGGGCGATGACGGGGTTGACTCTCGAGAACCTCGCCGGTTCGGACCCGGACGTGCCGACCGGCGACTTCGTGCGCTACCGGCTCCCGTTGGACGACGGGCGGGCGGCCCGCGAGACGCTGTACGAGGGCCAGGTGGAGTTCCCGACGCTGGCGTACCCGGACCGACTCGGGGAGCCGTACCGCTACTGTTACCTCGCGGCGAACGCCGACGGCTCCAGTCTGCCGACGCGACTCGTGAAGTACGACCACCGGACGGAGGAGACGACGACGTGGACGCCGGACCGCACGGGGGCGGCGTTCCCCGGCGAACCGCTGTTCGAGAGTGCCCCGGGCGCGGACGCCGAGGACGCGGGCGTGATCGTCACCACCGTGTTGGACGCCGACGCCGAGCGGACGGACCTCGTCGTGTTGGACGCCCGGACGATGGAACGGGTCGCCCGCGCCGAGGGTGTCCACCGGCTCCCGTACGGCTTCCACGGCCAGTTCTACCGCGACGGTGACCCGGTGCGGAGTATGGCCTGA
- a CDS encoding YqjF family protein — MLGDLHMGWEHVGFLNWPVDPAVVAPTLPDGLVVDTYDGDAYLSVVPFTNVDVRPQWLPDGLGVPLPELNLRTYVRLADEGDGTGETDGAGGESEADGVGEAGDGDDTDGRANADEPAAGDAAADPMAPEAGVYFYSLDAEGAAGVAGARLLHHLPYYRAEIDLRETDDGVRFESRRRHPGARAASFAGRYGPTGEAFTAERGSLASFLTDRARYFTETPDGDLRYATVSHERWPLYEATVDLYRNDLFAANGFAEPETEPVCYYSPRVTTRASESRPVAELQR; from the coding sequence ATGCTCGGTGACCTCCACATGGGCTGGGAACACGTCGGGTTCCTCAACTGGCCCGTCGATCCGGCGGTCGTCGCCCCGACGCTGCCGGACGGCCTCGTCGTCGACACCTACGACGGAGACGCGTACCTCTCGGTCGTGCCGTTCACGAACGTCGACGTGCGACCCCAGTGGCTCCCCGACGGACTCGGGGTCCCACTCCCGGAGTTGAACCTCCGGACCTACGTCCGTCTCGCGGACGAGGGAGACGGGACAGGCGAGACGGACGGAGCGGGCGGGGAGAGCGAAGCGGACGGCGTGGGTGAGGCGGGTGACGGAGACGACACGGACGGGCGTGCCAACGCGGACGAGCCCGCGGCGGGAGACGCCGCCGCCGACCCGATGGCACCCGAGGCTGGCGTCTACTTCTACAGTCTCGACGCGGAAGGGGCAGCCGGCGTCGCGGGCGCCCGCCTGCTCCACCACCTGCCGTACTACCGCGCCGAGATCGACCTCCGAGAGACGGACGACGGTGTCCGGTTCGAGAGTCGTCGCCGCCACCCCGGCGCACGGGCGGCGTCGTTCGCGGGGCGGTACGGCCCGACCGGCGAGGCGTTCACCGCCGAACGCGGCTCGCTGGCGTCGTTCCTCACGGACCGCGCGCGGTACTTCACCGAGACGCCGGACGGAGACCTGCGCTACGCGACGGTGTCGCACGAACGCTGGCCGCTGTACGAGGCGACGGTCGACCTGTACCGCAACGACCTGTTCGCCGCCAACGGGTTCGCCGAGCCGGAGACGGAGCCGGTCTGTTACTACAGTCCGCGCGTGACGACGCGCGCCTCCGAGAGCCGCCCGGTCGCGGAGCTGCAGCGGTGA
- a CDS encoding GNAT family N-acetyltransferase, producing the protein MPGARVTRDGETGVTLRTTEPDDADFVQRGLTNPEIRYPLGSSIRSRAETESWLTETDGDGGFLVCLDDPSSGSASESGRRIGAVSIDDADWRRPELAYWLVPEVHGEGYGTAAVSLLIDYVFRTYDHPAVGASAYAFNDASRGLLESLGFEQEGVIRRDRFVDGAYVDTVQYGLLREDWWADREDERRRMAE; encoded by the coding sequence ATGCCAGGAGCACGCGTCACGCGAGACGGGGAGACGGGCGTGACTCTGCGGACGACAGAGCCGGACGACGCCGACTTCGTCCAGCGAGGACTCACCAACCCCGAGATCAGGTACCCGCTGGGGAGTTCGATCAGGAGCCGCGCGGAGACGGAGTCGTGGCTGACCGAGACCGACGGCGACGGCGGCTTCCTCGTCTGTCTCGATGACCCCTCCTCGGGGTCGGCGAGCGAGTCCGGTCGGCGGATCGGCGCGGTCTCGATCGACGACGCCGACTGGCGACGACCGGAGTTGGCATACTGGCTCGTCCCGGAGGTCCACGGCGAGGGGTACGGCACCGCGGCCGTCTCGCTGCTAATCGACTACGTGTTCCGGACGTACGACCACCCGGCGGTCGGTGCCAGTGCGTACGCGTTCAACGACGCCTCGCGCGGCCTGTTGGAGTCGCTGGGCTTCGAGCAGGAGGGCGTGATCCGTCGGGACCGCTTCGTCGACGGCGCGTACGTCGACACGGTGCAGTACGGGCTCCTCCGCGAGGACTGGTGGGCGGACCGCGAGGACGAGCGGCGTCGGATGGCGGAGTGA
- a CDS encoding DUF5799 family protein, with product MSDWTDAIVGDRMQVDQQFNSRVRQSTFTNQEWGLIMTATEFEIEDADDPETARIVADTEKLPQIMPELENMSDGMGGMAGGPGGGPGGGSGGGGLSDAISGIKDAVLGGGGDSGPDEEKLAAAEDLTQEYAEALQDHLEQRGKWEQVRLAYQE from the coding sequence ATGAGCGACTGGACGGACGCCATCGTGGGCGACCGGATGCAGGTGGACCAACAGTTCAACAGCCGCGTCCGGCAGTCGACGTTCACGAACCAGGAGTGGGGGTTGATCATGACCGCCACGGAGTTCGAGATCGAGGACGCCGACGACCCCGAGACGGCCCGGATCGTCGCCGACACCGAGAAGCTCCCGCAGATCATGCCCGAACTGGAGAACATGTCCGACGGGATGGGCGGGATGGCCGGCGGTCCCGGCGGCGGACCCGGCGGTGGGTCCGGCGGCGGCGGCCTCTCGGACGCCATCTCCGGGATCAAGGACGCAGTGCTGGGCGGCGGTGGCGACTCCGGCCCCGACGAGGAGAAACTCGCCGCGGCGGAGGACCTCACCCAGGAGTACGCCGAAGCGCTCCAGGACCACCTCGAACAGCGCGGGAAGTGGGAGCAGGTGCGACTCGCCTACCAAGAGTAG
- a CDS encoding DUF6789 family protein yields MSTVTDTANGSTERGNWRAGVLGGIAGALVMGVLVVAMNTPTIAVAIPSLYTLAPPQNPLAGFVVHVSHGAVLGVIFAGLVGAADLDAPGRLVGAGVAWGVATWVVFAALVMPVWLGAVGSPASPPFPNFAPPSLLWHAVYGLVLGGVYTATSDAI; encoded by the coding sequence ATGTCGACAGTGACAGACACGGCGAACGGTAGTACGGAACGCGGTAACTGGCGAGCGGGCGTCCTCGGCGGGATCGCCGGGGCGCTCGTGATGGGTGTCCTCGTCGTGGCGATGAACACCCCGACGATCGCGGTGGCGATCCCGTCGCTGTACACGTTGGCGCCGCCACAGAACCCGCTTGCTGGGTTCGTCGTCCACGTCTCGCACGGGGCGGTACTGGGTGTGATCTTCGCGGGGCTCGTCGGTGCGGCGGATCTCGACGCTCCCGGCCGACTCGTCGGCGCCGGGGTCGCGTGGGGTGTCGCGACGTGGGTCGTGTTCGCGGCGCTGGTGATGCCGGTGTGGCTCGGAGCGGTCGGGTCGCCCGCCTCGCCGCCGTTCCCGAACTTCGCGCCGCCGTCGCTGCTGTGGCACGCCGTCTACGGGCTCGTCCTGGGCGGCGTCTACACGGCGACGAGCGACGCGATCTGA
- a CDS encoding ribbon-helix-helix domain-containing protein, whose protein sequence is MARADDEEPADPETTTLNLRVTEQLLADIDVAWKEEGYTSRSEFLRHAIRDAVEHPGLSRDALSTIAAEEYAMRHDEGDAIPRAAVLESLDEE, encoded by the coding sequence ATGGCACGTGCAGACGACGAGGAACCCGCCGATCCAGAGACGACGACGCTGAACCTCCGTGTGACCGAACAACTCCTCGCCGACATCGACGTCGCGTGGAAGGAAGAGGGGTACACGTCGCGTAGCGAGTTCCTCCGGCACGCGATCCGCGACGCCGTCGAACACCCGGGGTTGTCGCGTGACGCGTTGAGCACGATTGCGGCCGAGGAGTACGCGATGCGGCACGACGAGGGGGACGCGATCCCGCGAGCGGCCGTGCTGGAGTCACTCGACGAGGAGTGA